A part of Salmo salar chromosome ssa18, Ssal_v3.1, whole genome shotgun sequence genomic DNA contains:
- the rbm14b gene encoding RNA-binding protein 4 isoform X2 — translation MDKSNTVKLFVGNLALDTTQEELSAIFESYGQVVSCSVLRQFAFVHLQGEGAAERAIRELNGREFRGRNLVVEESRGRPLHSTKVFVGNLSGMCTTEDLQELFQTFGKVLECDKVKGYAFVHMENKEEALQAIEALHGTSFKGRPLSVELSKVQPSKQTPTGKIPCVSCGKQGHYAGECPVGKSSLEQYQSQAAVLAAAAAAAAGLPLQVQQSVHNSVYNTSTFDPTYAALTGLTTGTRAEGNPVNQAVYGALATQVYGANVANQLYGVQAANQAAALTQAGATQVYASSMNPSHAALYGQLSQIAASPAAASAAAAYSTPVYAHAMANHHHPGAIYLAAPGVEMPTAAAAVNQAYAMAPALYGGAQHAYGHLGMGAAMSASADPSAAIFEAARVQHYFAQGQQVLAEQQNAAAVAAAQAAKSGERDRSPLRRSAGSLLPDPVMKPFMYQRAPKQRRPLLPTPAGRAAEEAAEAGEDPMAREQYQQYAEYYHQQHQQHQQLQQLQYYAEYYQQYQQYQQLQQYQQLQQYQQLQQLQYAYPPPNHHAMAAIPAHAMAGHAHHHGQPAHVTALDAALRPVVPAVAAAMVAAPRVYEPPLPPPPNRKEAVLRRAPELSLHTPEPPFR, via the exons ATGGACAAGAGCAACACGGTGAAGCTCTTCGTGGGCAACCTGGCTCTAGACACCACCCAGGAGGAGCTTTCTGCCATCTTTGAGTCGTACGGCCAGGTGGTCAGCTGCAGCGTTCTCCGACAGTTCGCCTTCGTACACCTACAG GGTGAGGGTGCTGCGGAGCGGGCCATCAGGGAGCTGAACGGCAGGGAGTTCCGGGGGAGGAACCTGGTGGTGGAGGAGTCCCGGGGCAGACCTCTCCACTCCACCAAGGTGTTTGTGGGGAACCTGTCGGGCATGTGCACCACCGAGGACCTCCAGGAGCTCTTCCAGACCTTTGGTAAAGTGCTGGAGTGCGACAAAGTCAAAG GCTACGCCTTCGTGCACATGGAGAACAAGGAGGAGGCTCTTCAAGCCATCGAGGCCCTCCACGGCACCTCCTTCAAGGGACGCCCGCTCTCCGTGGAGCTCTCCAAG GTGCAGCCCTCCAAGCAGACCCCGACGGGGAAGATCCCCTGTGTGAGCTGTGGGAAGCAGGGCCACTACGCCGGGGAGTGCCCTGTAGGGAAGTCCTCTCTGGAACAGTACCAGAGCCAGGCAGCTGTGCTAGCTGCAGCCGCTGCCGCCGCAGCCGGCCTGCCCCTCCAGGTCCAGCAAAGCGTCCACAACTCTGTCTACAACACCTCGACCTTTGACCCCACCTACGCGGCGTTGACGGGTCTCACCACCGGCACGCGAGCGGAAGGCAACCCCGTCAACCAGGCGGTGTATGGTGCCCTGGCGACGCAGGTCTACGGCGCTAACGTGGCCAATCAGCTCTATGGGGTCCAGGCAGCCAATCAGGCGGCAGCCTTGACGCAGGCGGGCGCCACGCAGGTGTACGCCAGCTCCATGAACCCCAGCCACGCCGCTCTCTACGGTCAGCTCAGTCAGATTGCCGCCAGCCCCGCTGCAGCGTCCGCTGCCGCCGCCTACTCCACACCAGTTTATGCGCATGCCATGGCTAACCACCACCACCCGGGGGCCATCTACCTGGCAGCACCTGGTGTAGAGATGCCTACGGCCGCCGCGGCAGTCAACCAGGCCTACGCCATGGCGCCGGCGCTCTATGGGGGCGCCCAGCATGCCTACGGCCACTTGGGGATGGGTGCCGCCATGAGCGCATCGGCAGACCCGTCGGCGGCCATCTTTGAAGCGGCGAGGGTGCAGCACTACTTCGCCCAGGGACAGCAGGTTCTGGCTGAGCAGCAGAACGCGGCGGCAGTGGCGGCGGCACAAGCGGCAAAGTCTGGAGAGAGGGACCGGAGTCCCCTGAGGCGCTCTGCGGGGTCCCTGCTGCCCGATCCCGTCATGAAGCCCTTCATGTACCAGAGAGCCCCCAAGCAGCGCCGGCCACTGCTCCCCACCCCCGCCGGGCGAGCTGCAGAGGAAGCAGCGGAGGCTGGAGAGGACCCCATGGCTAG AGAGCAGTACCAACAGTATGCTGAGTACTACCACCAGCAGCACCAACAGCACcagcagctccagcagttaca gtaCTATGCGGAGTACTACCAGCAGTACCAGCAGTACCAGCAACTCCAGCAGTACCAGCAACTCCAACAGTACCAGCAACTCCAACAGCTCCAGTACGCCTACCCGCCTCCCAACCACCACGCCATGGCTGCCATCCCTGCCCACGCCATGGCGGGCCACGCCCACCACCACGGCCAACCGGCCCACGTCACGGCGCTGGACGCCGCCCTCAGGCCAGTGGTGCCCGCCGTGGCCGCCGCCATGGTGGCAGCGCCCAGAGTGTATGAGCCGCCGCTGCCGCCGCCACCGAACCGCAAGGAGGCCGTCCTCCGCCGAGCCCCCGAACTCTCCCTTCACACGCCTGAGCCCCCCTTCAGATAG
- the rbm14b gene encoding RNA-binding protein 4 isoform X1, with amino-acid sequence MDKSNTVKLFVGNLALDTTQEELSAIFESYGQVVSCSVLRQFAFVHLQGEGAAERAIRELNGREFRGRNLVVEESRGRPLHSTKVFVGNLSGMCTTEDLQELFQTFGKVLECDKVKARLSSSAGYAFVHMENKEEALQAIEALHGTSFKGRPLSVELSKVQPSKQTPTGKIPCVSCGKQGHYAGECPVGKSSLEQYQSQAAVLAAAAAAAAGLPLQVQQSVHNSVYNTSTFDPTYAALTGLTTGTRAEGNPVNQAVYGALATQVYGANVANQLYGVQAANQAAALTQAGATQVYASSMNPSHAALYGQLSQIAASPAAASAAAAYSTPVYAHAMANHHHPGAIYLAAPGVEMPTAAAAVNQAYAMAPALYGGAQHAYGHLGMGAAMSASADPSAAIFEAARVQHYFAQGQQVLAEQQNAAAVAAAQAAKSGERDRSPLRRSAGSLLPDPVMKPFMYQRAPKQRRPLLPTPAGRAAEEAAEAGEDPMAREQYQQYAEYYHQQHQQHQQLQQLQYYAEYYQQYQQYQQLQQYQQLQQYQQLQQLQYAYPPPNHHAMAAIPAHAMAGHAHHHGQPAHVTALDAALRPVVPAVAAAMVAAPRVYEPPLPPPPNRKEAVLRRAPELSLHTPEPPFR; translated from the exons ATGGACAAGAGCAACACGGTGAAGCTCTTCGTGGGCAACCTGGCTCTAGACACCACCCAGGAGGAGCTTTCTGCCATCTTTGAGTCGTACGGCCAGGTGGTCAGCTGCAGCGTTCTCCGACAGTTCGCCTTCGTACACCTACAG GGTGAGGGTGCTGCGGAGCGGGCCATCAGGGAGCTGAACGGCAGGGAGTTCCGGGGGAGGAACCTGGTGGTGGAGGAGTCCCGGGGCAGACCTCTCCACTCCACCAAGGTGTTTGTGGGGAACCTGTCGGGCATGTGCACCACCGAGGACCTCCAGGAGCTCTTCCAGACCTTTGGTAAAGTGCTGGAGTGCGACAAAGTCAAAG CCAGGCTCTCCTCTTCTGCAGGCTACGCCTTCGTGCACATGGAGAACAAGGAGGAGGCTCTTCAAGCCATCGAGGCCCTCCACGGCACCTCCTTCAAGGGACGCCCGCTCTCCGTGGAGCTCTCCAAG GTGCAGCCCTCCAAGCAGACCCCGACGGGGAAGATCCCCTGTGTGAGCTGTGGGAAGCAGGGCCACTACGCCGGGGAGTGCCCTGTAGGGAAGTCCTCTCTGGAACAGTACCAGAGCCAGGCAGCTGTGCTAGCTGCAGCCGCTGCCGCCGCAGCCGGCCTGCCCCTCCAGGTCCAGCAAAGCGTCCACAACTCTGTCTACAACACCTCGACCTTTGACCCCACCTACGCGGCGTTGACGGGTCTCACCACCGGCACGCGAGCGGAAGGCAACCCCGTCAACCAGGCGGTGTATGGTGCCCTGGCGACGCAGGTCTACGGCGCTAACGTGGCCAATCAGCTCTATGGGGTCCAGGCAGCCAATCAGGCGGCAGCCTTGACGCAGGCGGGCGCCACGCAGGTGTACGCCAGCTCCATGAACCCCAGCCACGCCGCTCTCTACGGTCAGCTCAGTCAGATTGCCGCCAGCCCCGCTGCAGCGTCCGCTGCCGCCGCCTACTCCACACCAGTTTATGCGCATGCCATGGCTAACCACCACCACCCGGGGGCCATCTACCTGGCAGCACCTGGTGTAGAGATGCCTACGGCCGCCGCGGCAGTCAACCAGGCCTACGCCATGGCGCCGGCGCTCTATGGGGGCGCCCAGCATGCCTACGGCCACTTGGGGATGGGTGCCGCCATGAGCGCATCGGCAGACCCGTCGGCGGCCATCTTTGAAGCGGCGAGGGTGCAGCACTACTTCGCCCAGGGACAGCAGGTTCTGGCTGAGCAGCAGAACGCGGCGGCAGTGGCGGCGGCACAAGCGGCAAAGTCTGGAGAGAGGGACCGGAGTCCCCTGAGGCGCTCTGCGGGGTCCCTGCTGCCCGATCCCGTCATGAAGCCCTTCATGTACCAGAGAGCCCCCAAGCAGCGCCGGCCACTGCTCCCCACCCCCGCCGGGCGAGCTGCAGAGGAAGCAGCGGAGGCTGGAGAGGACCCCATGGCTAG AGAGCAGTACCAACAGTATGCTGAGTACTACCACCAGCAGCACCAACAGCACcagcagctccagcagttaca gtaCTATGCGGAGTACTACCAGCAGTACCAGCAGTACCAGCAACTCCAGCAGTACCAGCAACTCCAACAGTACCAGCAACTCCAACAGCTCCAGTACGCCTACCCGCCTCCCAACCACCACGCCATGGCTGCCATCCCTGCCCACGCCATGGCGGGCCACGCCCACCACCACGGCCAACCGGCCCACGTCACGGCGCTGGACGCCGCCCTCAGGCCAGTGGTGCCCGCCGTGGCCGCCGCCATGGTGGCAGCGCCCAGAGTGTATGAGCCGCCGCTGCCGCCGCCACCGAACCGCAAGGAGGCCGTCCTCCGCCGAGCCCCCGAACTCTCCCTTCACACGCCTGAGCCCCCCTTCAGATAG
- the rbm14b gene encoding RNA-binding protein 4 isoform X4 codes for MDKSNTVKLFVGNLALDTTQEELSAIFESYGQVVSCSVLRQFAFVHLQGEGAAERAIRELNGREFRGRNLVVEESRGRPLHSTKVFVGNLSGMCTTEDLQELFQTFGKVLECDKVKARLSSSAGYAFVHMENKEEALQAIEALHGTSFKGRPLSVELSKVQPSKQTPTGKIPCVSCGKQGHYAGECPVGKSSLEQYQSQAAVLAAAAAAAAGLPLQVQQSVHNSVYNTSTFDPTYAALTGLTTGTRAEGNPVNQAVYGALATQVYGANVANQLYGVQAANQAAALTQAGATQVYASSMNPSHAALYGQLSQIAASPAAASAAAAYSTPVYAHAMANHHHPGAIYLAAPGVEMPTAAAAVNQAYAMAPALYGGAQHAYGHLGMGAAMSASADPSAAIFEAARVQHYFAQGQQVLAEQQNAAAVAAAQAAKSGERDRSPLRRSAGSLLPDPVMKPFMYQRAPKQRRPLLPTPAGRAAEEAAEAGEDPMAREQYQQYAEYYHQQHQQHQQLQQLQYYAEYYQQYQQYQQLQQYQQLQQYQQLQQLQYAYPPPNHHAMAAIPAHAMAGHAHHHGQPAHVTALDAALRPVVPAVAAAMVAAPRVPI; via the exons ATGGACAAGAGCAACACGGTGAAGCTCTTCGTGGGCAACCTGGCTCTAGACACCACCCAGGAGGAGCTTTCTGCCATCTTTGAGTCGTACGGCCAGGTGGTCAGCTGCAGCGTTCTCCGACAGTTCGCCTTCGTACACCTACAG GGTGAGGGTGCTGCGGAGCGGGCCATCAGGGAGCTGAACGGCAGGGAGTTCCGGGGGAGGAACCTGGTGGTGGAGGAGTCCCGGGGCAGACCTCTCCACTCCACCAAGGTGTTTGTGGGGAACCTGTCGGGCATGTGCACCACCGAGGACCTCCAGGAGCTCTTCCAGACCTTTGGTAAAGTGCTGGAGTGCGACAAAGTCAAAG CCAGGCTCTCCTCTTCTGCAGGCTACGCCTTCGTGCACATGGAGAACAAGGAGGAGGCTCTTCAAGCCATCGAGGCCCTCCACGGCACCTCCTTCAAGGGACGCCCGCTCTCCGTGGAGCTCTCCAAG GTGCAGCCCTCCAAGCAGACCCCGACGGGGAAGATCCCCTGTGTGAGCTGTGGGAAGCAGGGCCACTACGCCGGGGAGTGCCCTGTAGGGAAGTCCTCTCTGGAACAGTACCAGAGCCAGGCAGCTGTGCTAGCTGCAGCCGCTGCCGCCGCAGCCGGCCTGCCCCTCCAGGTCCAGCAAAGCGTCCACAACTCTGTCTACAACACCTCGACCTTTGACCCCACCTACGCGGCGTTGACGGGTCTCACCACCGGCACGCGAGCGGAAGGCAACCCCGTCAACCAGGCGGTGTATGGTGCCCTGGCGACGCAGGTCTACGGCGCTAACGTGGCCAATCAGCTCTATGGGGTCCAGGCAGCCAATCAGGCGGCAGCCTTGACGCAGGCGGGCGCCACGCAGGTGTACGCCAGCTCCATGAACCCCAGCCACGCCGCTCTCTACGGTCAGCTCAGTCAGATTGCCGCCAGCCCCGCTGCAGCGTCCGCTGCCGCCGCCTACTCCACACCAGTTTATGCGCATGCCATGGCTAACCACCACCACCCGGGGGCCATCTACCTGGCAGCACCTGGTGTAGAGATGCCTACGGCCGCCGCGGCAGTCAACCAGGCCTACGCCATGGCGCCGGCGCTCTATGGGGGCGCCCAGCATGCCTACGGCCACTTGGGGATGGGTGCCGCCATGAGCGCATCGGCAGACCCGTCGGCGGCCATCTTTGAAGCGGCGAGGGTGCAGCACTACTTCGCCCAGGGACAGCAGGTTCTGGCTGAGCAGCAGAACGCGGCGGCAGTGGCGGCGGCACAAGCGGCAAAGTCTGGAGAGAGGGACCGGAGTCCCCTGAGGCGCTCTGCGGGGTCCCTGCTGCCCGATCCCGTCATGAAGCCCTTCATGTACCAGAGAGCCCCCAAGCAGCGCCGGCCACTGCTCCCCACCCCCGCCGGGCGAGCTGCAGAGGAAGCAGCGGAGGCTGGAGAGGACCCCATGGCTAG AGAGCAGTACCAACAGTATGCTGAGTACTACCACCAGCAGCACCAACAGCACcagcagctccagcagttaca gtaCTATGCGGAGTACTACCAGCAGTACCAGCAGTACCAGCAACTCCAGCAGTACCAGCAACTCCAACAGTACCAGCAACTCCAACAGCTCCAGTACGCCTACCCGCCTCCCAACCACCACGCCATGGCTGCCATCCCTGCCCACGCCATGGCGGGCCACGCCCACCACCACGGCCAACCGGCCCACGTCACGGCGCTGGACGCCGCCCTCAGGCCAGTGGTGCCCGCCGTGGCCGCCGCCATGGTGGCAGCGCCCAGAGT ACCCATATGA
- the rbm14b gene encoding RNA-binding protein 4 isoform X3 translates to MDKSNTVKLFVGNLALDTTQEELSAIFESYGQVVSCSVLRQFAFVHLQGEGAAERAIRELNGREFRGRNLVVEESRGRPLHSTKVFVGNLSGMCTTEDLQELFQTFGKVLECDKVKARLSSSAGYAFVHMENKEEALQAIEALHGTSFKGRPLSVELSKVQPSKQTPTGKIPCVSCGKQGHYAGECPVGKSSLEQYQSQAAVLAAAAAAAAGLPLQVQQSVHNSVYNTSTFDPTYAALTGLTTGTRAEGNPVNQAVYGALATQVYGANVANQLYGVQAANQAAALTQAGATQVYASSMNPSHAALYGQLSQIAASPAAASAAAAYSTPVYAHAMANHHHPGAIYLAAPGVEMPTAAAAVNQAYAMAPALYGGAQHAYGHLGMGAAMSASADPSAAIFEAARVQHYFAQGQQVLAEQQNAAAVAAAQAAKSGERDRSPLRRSAGSLLPDPVMKPFMYQRAPKQRRPLLPTPAGRAAEEAAEAGEDPMARYYAEYYQQYQQYQQLQQYQQLQQYQQLQQLQYAYPPPNHHAMAAIPAHAMAGHAHHHGQPAHVTALDAALRPVVPAVAAAMVAAPRVYEPPLPPPPNRKEAVLRRAPELSLHTPEPPFR, encoded by the exons ATGGACAAGAGCAACACGGTGAAGCTCTTCGTGGGCAACCTGGCTCTAGACACCACCCAGGAGGAGCTTTCTGCCATCTTTGAGTCGTACGGCCAGGTGGTCAGCTGCAGCGTTCTCCGACAGTTCGCCTTCGTACACCTACAG GGTGAGGGTGCTGCGGAGCGGGCCATCAGGGAGCTGAACGGCAGGGAGTTCCGGGGGAGGAACCTGGTGGTGGAGGAGTCCCGGGGCAGACCTCTCCACTCCACCAAGGTGTTTGTGGGGAACCTGTCGGGCATGTGCACCACCGAGGACCTCCAGGAGCTCTTCCAGACCTTTGGTAAAGTGCTGGAGTGCGACAAAGTCAAAG CCAGGCTCTCCTCTTCTGCAGGCTACGCCTTCGTGCACATGGAGAACAAGGAGGAGGCTCTTCAAGCCATCGAGGCCCTCCACGGCACCTCCTTCAAGGGACGCCCGCTCTCCGTGGAGCTCTCCAAG GTGCAGCCCTCCAAGCAGACCCCGACGGGGAAGATCCCCTGTGTGAGCTGTGGGAAGCAGGGCCACTACGCCGGGGAGTGCCCTGTAGGGAAGTCCTCTCTGGAACAGTACCAGAGCCAGGCAGCTGTGCTAGCTGCAGCCGCTGCCGCCGCAGCCGGCCTGCCCCTCCAGGTCCAGCAAAGCGTCCACAACTCTGTCTACAACACCTCGACCTTTGACCCCACCTACGCGGCGTTGACGGGTCTCACCACCGGCACGCGAGCGGAAGGCAACCCCGTCAACCAGGCGGTGTATGGTGCCCTGGCGACGCAGGTCTACGGCGCTAACGTGGCCAATCAGCTCTATGGGGTCCAGGCAGCCAATCAGGCGGCAGCCTTGACGCAGGCGGGCGCCACGCAGGTGTACGCCAGCTCCATGAACCCCAGCCACGCCGCTCTCTACGGTCAGCTCAGTCAGATTGCCGCCAGCCCCGCTGCAGCGTCCGCTGCCGCCGCCTACTCCACACCAGTTTATGCGCATGCCATGGCTAACCACCACCACCCGGGGGCCATCTACCTGGCAGCACCTGGTGTAGAGATGCCTACGGCCGCCGCGGCAGTCAACCAGGCCTACGCCATGGCGCCGGCGCTCTATGGGGGCGCCCAGCATGCCTACGGCCACTTGGGGATGGGTGCCGCCATGAGCGCATCGGCAGACCCGTCGGCGGCCATCTTTGAAGCGGCGAGGGTGCAGCACTACTTCGCCCAGGGACAGCAGGTTCTGGCTGAGCAGCAGAACGCGGCGGCAGTGGCGGCGGCACAAGCGGCAAAGTCTGGAGAGAGGGACCGGAGTCCCCTGAGGCGCTCTGCGGGGTCCCTGCTGCCCGATCCCGTCATGAAGCCCTTCATGTACCAGAGAGCCCCCAAGCAGCGCCGGCCACTGCTCCCCACCCCCGCCGGGCGAGCTGCAGAGGAAGCAGCGGAGGCTGGAGAGGACCCCATGGCTAG gtaCTATGCGGAGTACTACCAGCAGTACCAGCAGTACCAGCAACTCCAGCAGTACCAGCAACTCCAACAGTACCAGCAACTCCAACAGCTCCAGTACGCCTACCCGCCTCCCAACCACCACGCCATGGCTGCCATCCCTGCCCACGCCATGGCGGGCCACGCCCACCACCACGGCCAACCGGCCCACGTCACGGCGCTGGACGCCGCCCTCAGGCCAGTGGTGCCCGCCGTGGCCGCCGCCATGGTGGCAGCGCCCAGAGTGTATGAGCCGCCGCTGCCGCCGCCACCGAACCGCAAGGAGGCCGTCCTCCGCCGAGCCCCCGAACTCTCCCTTCACACGCCTGAGCCCCCCTTCAGATAG
- the rbm14b gene encoding RNA-binding protein 4 isoform X5, with product MDKSNTVKLFVGNLALDTTQEELSAIFESYGQVVSCSVLRQFAFVHLQGEGAAERAIRELNGREFRGRNLVVEESRGRPLHSTKVFVGNLSGMCTTEDLQELFQTFGKVLECDKVKGYAFVHMENKEEALQAIEALHGTSFKGRPLSVELSKVQPSKQTPTGKIPCVSCGKQGHYAGECPVGKSSLEQYQSQAAVLAAAAAAAAGLPLQVQQSVHNSVYNTSTFDPTYAALTGLTTGTRAEGNPVNQAVYGALATQVYGANVANQLYGVQAANQAAALTQAGATQVYASSMNPSHAALYGQLSQIAASPAAASAAAAYSTPVYAHAMANHHHPGAIYLAAPGVEMPTAAAAVNQAYAMAPALYGGAQHAYGHLGMGAAMSASADPSAAIFEAARVQHYFAQGQQVLAEQQNAAAVAAAQAAKSGERDRSPLRRSAGSLLPDPVMKPFMYQRAPKQRRPLLPTPAGRAAEEAAEAGEDPMARYYAEYYQQYQQYQQLQQYQQLQQYQQLQQLQYAYPPPNHHAMAAIPAHAMAGHAHHHGQPAHVTALDAALRPVVPAVAAAMVAAPRVYEPPLPPPPNRKEAVLRRAPELSLHTPEPPFR from the exons ATGGACAAGAGCAACACGGTGAAGCTCTTCGTGGGCAACCTGGCTCTAGACACCACCCAGGAGGAGCTTTCTGCCATCTTTGAGTCGTACGGCCAGGTGGTCAGCTGCAGCGTTCTCCGACAGTTCGCCTTCGTACACCTACAG GGTGAGGGTGCTGCGGAGCGGGCCATCAGGGAGCTGAACGGCAGGGAGTTCCGGGGGAGGAACCTGGTGGTGGAGGAGTCCCGGGGCAGACCTCTCCACTCCACCAAGGTGTTTGTGGGGAACCTGTCGGGCATGTGCACCACCGAGGACCTCCAGGAGCTCTTCCAGACCTTTGGTAAAGTGCTGGAGTGCGACAAAGTCAAAG GCTACGCCTTCGTGCACATGGAGAACAAGGAGGAGGCTCTTCAAGCCATCGAGGCCCTCCACGGCACCTCCTTCAAGGGACGCCCGCTCTCCGTGGAGCTCTCCAAG GTGCAGCCCTCCAAGCAGACCCCGACGGGGAAGATCCCCTGTGTGAGCTGTGGGAAGCAGGGCCACTACGCCGGGGAGTGCCCTGTAGGGAAGTCCTCTCTGGAACAGTACCAGAGCCAGGCAGCTGTGCTAGCTGCAGCCGCTGCCGCCGCAGCCGGCCTGCCCCTCCAGGTCCAGCAAAGCGTCCACAACTCTGTCTACAACACCTCGACCTTTGACCCCACCTACGCGGCGTTGACGGGTCTCACCACCGGCACGCGAGCGGAAGGCAACCCCGTCAACCAGGCGGTGTATGGTGCCCTGGCGACGCAGGTCTACGGCGCTAACGTGGCCAATCAGCTCTATGGGGTCCAGGCAGCCAATCAGGCGGCAGCCTTGACGCAGGCGGGCGCCACGCAGGTGTACGCCAGCTCCATGAACCCCAGCCACGCCGCTCTCTACGGTCAGCTCAGTCAGATTGCCGCCAGCCCCGCTGCAGCGTCCGCTGCCGCCGCCTACTCCACACCAGTTTATGCGCATGCCATGGCTAACCACCACCACCCGGGGGCCATCTACCTGGCAGCACCTGGTGTAGAGATGCCTACGGCCGCCGCGGCAGTCAACCAGGCCTACGCCATGGCGCCGGCGCTCTATGGGGGCGCCCAGCATGCCTACGGCCACTTGGGGATGGGTGCCGCCATGAGCGCATCGGCAGACCCGTCGGCGGCCATCTTTGAAGCGGCGAGGGTGCAGCACTACTTCGCCCAGGGACAGCAGGTTCTGGCTGAGCAGCAGAACGCGGCGGCAGTGGCGGCGGCACAAGCGGCAAAGTCTGGAGAGAGGGACCGGAGTCCCCTGAGGCGCTCTGCGGGGTCCCTGCTGCCCGATCCCGTCATGAAGCCCTTCATGTACCAGAGAGCCCCCAAGCAGCGCCGGCCACTGCTCCCCACCCCCGCCGGGCGAGCTGCAGAGGAAGCAGCGGAGGCTGGAGAGGACCCCATGGCTAG gtaCTATGCGGAGTACTACCAGCAGTACCAGCAGTACCAGCAACTCCAGCAGTACCAGCAACTCCAACAGTACCAGCAACTCCAACAGCTCCAGTACGCCTACCCGCCTCCCAACCACCACGCCATGGCTGCCATCCCTGCCCACGCCATGGCGGGCCACGCCCACCACCACGGCCAACCGGCCCACGTCACGGCGCTGGACGCCGCCCTCAGGCCAGTGGTGCCCGCCGTGGCCGCCGCCATGGTGGCAGCGCCCAGAGTGTATGAGCCGCCGCTGCCGCCGCCACCGAACCGCAAGGAGGCCGTCCTCCGCCGAGCCCCCGAACTCTCCCTTCACACGCCTGAGCCCCCCTTCAGATAG